A window of Myxococcus fulvus genomic DNA:
CGTCCAGAAGGCCACCGAAGCTGTTACTCAGCGAGATGCCGAGGGCTGGTTCATTCATTGTGGCTACCCGGTTCCGTGCGACTGATCACCGCTATCAGGACCCGCATGGGTTGTCTTCGTGCGAGGTGGCGTCACCTGGCTCAGGGCCAGGGCTTGACGGGCGCGGAGAGCACCCGCCGCAGGGCCTCGTCGCGGGCGGTGTCGTCGTCGCCTGTCAGCGCGCGCAGGAGGGTCAGCCGTTCCTCCGTGTGCGTGAGGTCGTAGGCCCACAGTCCATGGCGGGTCATCAGCATCTCGGCGGCGTCGAGCAGCATCGACTCCCGAGGCCGCGCGCGGATGAGCCGCGCCAGACGCGCGCTGGCGTCGCTCGAGGGCGAGGCGCGGCGCAGCCCCTCCGTCGCGATGCCCTTGGCCCACTGGTCCTGGATTCGAGCCACGGTGTCCTCGAGCAGGTCCAAGGCCATGGGCTCGCCCGTGAGCACGCCGAGCGCCGAGGCGACCTCCAGGTCGAAGTACTCGGGCCGCACGCCGGGCTTCCACGGCAGGGGGAGGGCTTTGCGCAGCAACGTGAGGGTCTCCGGCGTCGGAGCCAGGATTGCCAACGCCACGGGGGCCCGGTCCTCGCGTTCGGAGAGCAGGCGCGTCAACGTGGCGAGCACCTGGATGTGCTCTTCCATCGTGAGATGTCGGAGGTTGCCCAGTGAGAATCCGTCGGCGCGCTCACGTCCGTGGGCATCGACCTCGCGTAGGAACAACTCGTAGGCCGCCGTCATCTGCGAGCGCCTCCCTGGACTGCATCCCGTTGACCCGTGGCCGCCTCCACCACCGACAGCACGGCCCTGGCGTGGCCATTGTGCAGGTCTTCTTCGGGGAAGACCTCCAGTTCCTGCTGGGGCGGGATGCCGCGTGCCTCGAACAACTGCCCCTTCGGGTCCAGATATCGCTCGTTGGACAGCTCCACGCTCCAGCCATTCGGCAGCGGCTTGACGAGCACGTCGGAGAGGGCGCCCCGGGTGGTGGTGCCCACGTGGGTGACATTCGGCAGCGCGCGCATGGCGAGGGTGAAGATCTCCCCGGCGCTCACGGTGATGTCGCTCGTCACCAGGTAGACAGGGCCGGTGTAGCGCGGTCCGGAGGCGGGCTCGACGTGGAAGGGCTGAGGTGGCACGGCGGAGTTGAAGGGGACCTTGGTGTAGGCGAGCCGCCGGGTGTCGGTGAAGCGCGCGGCGATGGCTCGGGAGATGACGTCATGGCCTCCCCGGTTGTTGCTCACGTCGACGATGACGGCCCGGGCGCCCTGGAAGGATTGCAGCGCCGTGTCGAGCGCCTCGTCGAGGACCCGGAGCTCCTCTCGTAGCGGGACGTCGTCCCCGTCGACATAGCCACCCATCGTCACCACGTTGAGGTAGCCGACGTCTCCCACGAGCCCATGGAAGATGCGCTTGTTCGCCACGTGGTGGCCCGTGCCCTTCAGCACCCCCTGGAGGATGCCGTCACGGTAGGCGGTGAGCCAGGCCCGCTGGGCGTCCCGAGATGCGCGTCCGGCCTTCTTGCCCTCGGCGTCCACGTGCTCCAGCGTCCGTGCCTCGCCCTCGCCGTAGCCGAGCGTCTCTCCGTCCACCTCGGCGGTGAGGCGGGTATGCGCGTCCCCGAGTCCCGTCGTCAGCGCCTGGAAGGTTCCGAACAACGCACGGGCCTCCGTCGCGTCGGTGATTCCTGGGCGGAGCGCGGAGACACGGGCGCTGAAGTCCACGTGGCGCTCCGCGAAGAAGGCGTAGTGCTCCGTGAAGGTCGCGGCGAAGAGTTCGAACAGTCGCGGTGGCGTCCAGGCGGTGTTCGCCGAGCACTCAGGAGGCAGGACGGGGAGCCGCTCGAAGAGGTACCGCGTGTCGCCGGGGACGGTGCTGAGAGACAGGGTGTCGGGAGTCGAATCGGGCATCACGTAGACGAAGCCCGACAGCGCTCCGGGGTCTTCGCCGGGCTGTGGGTAGCAGCCGGCGGCCGTCGCATGGTGCAGCGTCAGGTCCTTCGCGGAGACGGTCAGGACGTACCCATAACCGCGCGAGCGCCAGACCCCCCGGGCCGCCTCCGCCGTGACGGCATCCCGGACGAGGAGCACGGGCCTCGCCGAGGTGGGACGGACCACCGAGGGGGCCGTGGCGCAGCCTGGAAGGCCCGCGACAAGGAGGAGGAAGACGGTGGGTTTCACGAGGTGGGGGCTCACGCGGGGGCGGCCCACGCTAGACCAACTCCCGCCCGGGGATTCTCGTGCTGACAGGAGCCTGGTCGTCTGCTGGCCCGGGTGGGAGTCCGTGGGTCTCCCACCTCGCGTTCAGTTCCCGCCAGCCTTCAGGGCCCTTCCACTATGCCGGGGCTCCCACGGCCTCGCTGTAGTAGGTTGGTGTGAATGGTACGTACTTCTGTGTTGGTGTTGATGGGGCTGTTCATCCTCGCCTCCGCCGAGGCCTTTGCCGCGGCCCCGGAGGCCGGCGCCGCGAAGTCCATCGCGGAGGCCACGAAGAAGGTGGAGTCGGCTCGCGCGGCGCTCGCGACGGCCGTCCAGAAAATCGAGGTGGAGCCGCCGCGCAACGCGGACCTCGACGCCGCCGTCGTGGCGGTGGAGGCGCTGAAGGACGCGCTCAACGCGGGGGCGAGCTTCGAGACGGAGGACCTGGAGTACGCCAAGCTCGTCCTCGCCGCGCGCAAGCAGCTGCGCACGCAGCGTGAGTACGTCGACGAGCGCCGCGCCAAGGTCCACATCCACGAGTTCCGCCGCCGCATCGACGGCGCGCTCGCGCCCCTGAACGAGCGGATGGCGAAGCTCGTGAAGGACTCCGGCACGCAGGGGATGGACGAGGCGCGCGCCGCGGTGGACGGGCTCAAGAAGCTGGCGGAGGAGGGGCGGCCCTTGAAGAGCCAGGACCCGAAGTTCGCCCAGTACCTCACCGAGGTCGACGCGACCATCGCCCGTCACGAGAAGACGCTCGACGAGCGGTGGCTGCAGCAGTCGGCGCAGAAGCAGCGCGGGCTGTTGGACGAGAGCCGCAAGTCGCTGGCGAACGCGCTCTCCGAGGTGAACAAGGCCTGGTCGGACGAGAAGTTCTCCGCGACGGACAAGGCCACGGTGGCCCTGCAGAAGACGCTCGACGAGGGCACGCCGCTGGAGGCGCGTGACAAGGCGTACCGCGCGGAGGCGGACAAGGCCCGCGCGGAGATCACCCAGGCCCGGCGCCGGATGGATGAGCTCGTCGTGCAGGCGGGCGTCTCCCGGGTCAAGGTGGAGCTGGAGCCCGCGCACGAGGAGCTGCGCGCGTCCGCCAAGGCGCTCCGGGCCCGGCGCCCCACGCCCGAGCAGCTCGCCGAGGCGAAGACGGCGGCCTTCGTCGCCCGCAAGCTGGTGGACAAGTACGAGCCCCAGGCGGCGAGGAGCCAGGCCATCGGCCAGTACCTGGGCGAGGTGAAGAACACGCTCGTCGAGGTGGAGGTGGCGCTCCAGGTCCGCACGCTCGACGCGGCCCGCGCCGAGGTGGTCCAGGCCCTGCGCAACGTGGAGAAGCGGGCCGTGACGCCCGAGCAGTTCGAGGAGGCCAAGACGGCGATGGTCGTCCTGGAGAAGACGCTCGAGACGGTGCACG
This region includes:
- a CDS encoding S41 family peptidase → MKPTVFLLLVAGLPGCATAPSVVRPTSARPVLLVRDAVTAEAARGVWRSRGYGYVLTVSAKDLTLHHATAAGCYPQPGEDPGALSGFVYVMPDSTPDTLSLSTVPGDTRYLFERLPVLPPECSANTAWTPPRLFELFAATFTEHYAFFAERHVDFSARVSALRPGITDATEARALFGTFQALTTGLGDAHTRLTAEVDGETLGYGEGEARTLEHVDAEGKKAGRASRDAQRAWLTAYRDGILQGVLKGTGHHVANKRIFHGLVGDVGYLNVVTMGGYVDGDDVPLREELRVLDEALDTALQSFQGARAVIVDVSNNRGGHDVISRAIAARFTDTRRLAYTKVPFNSAVPPQPFHVEPASGPRYTGPVYLVTSDITVSAGEIFTLAMRALPNVTHVGTTTRGALSDVLVKPLPNGWSVELSNERYLDPKGQLFEARGIPPQQELEVFPEEDLHNGHARAVLSVVEAATGQRDAVQGGARR